The genomic region ttattcttttatttttgacatgtgGTGAAATTCTCTCTCAATGCAGTACTACTGCTGTAAGAAGAATGGGTCTGACAGCGGTTCCATCTCTCAGCAACACTTTGCCTGCAATGCCTGCAGTGTCTCCGGCCTGGATGGGTCGATTGTCACCCCGCTGTCCATGTCGCCACCAGAGCCGCCCGGATCCTCTGACCCAACCAAACCCACAGGGAGGCAACGCACTTACTGCCCCACCTGCTCACCGTATGACTCGCCCTTCTACATCCGTACCACTGATGAAATGCGCAACGGTGGCGAGCGCATCACCTACATGCCCACGCACTATGAGAACCAGGCGCTGGCCATGCCGCTGCCCTCTGTCCGAGGCTCCCTGCTGAGGGACACTCACAGAGGGCGGCCTCCGGAGTTTTACACCAACACCAGAGCCGTCAGCACTGAGGTGTGACCAACCCCCGAAAAACCCCAACaccacccatacacacacagacacacctgtcttcactcacgcacacacaccagcaccAACACTAACAGGACCGCAAA from Plectropomus leopardus isolate mb unplaced genomic scaffold, YSFRI_Pleo_2.0 unplaced_scaffold168, whole genome shotgun sequence harbors:
- the LOC121964701 gene encoding protein FAM163A-like yields the protein MTAGTVVITGGILATVILLCIIAVLCYCRLQYYCCKKNGSDSGSISQQHFACNACSVSGLDGSIVTPLSMSPPEPPGSSDPTKPTGRQRTYCPTCSPYDSPFYIRTTDEMRNGGERITYMPTHYENQALAMPLPSVRGSLLRDTHRGRPPEFYTNTRAVSTEV